One part of the Terrimicrobium sacchariphilum genome encodes these proteins:
- the hemC gene encoding hydroxymethylbilane synthase, with protein sequence MSSFVFGTRGSDLALAQTCLASALLQKAHPGLAIETRIIKTTGDARLDVSLAAPGSLEKGLFTKELEEALFRGEIHAAVHSLKDLPTEVPSGLALGAILERADPSDVLVSKYPGGLAGLPEGALVATSSPRRKAQLLNVRPDLRVEEIRGNVPTRLRKLAESPTLQGLVLAKAGLDRLGDIVPAGLLVSIIAEMLPAPGQGAIAIECRDGDSDTLSLLAAIHHEPTAQCVFAERKLLSSLGGGCSLPVGVLATWDNGKITLRSFPPEYASNLTL encoded by the coding sequence GTGAGTTCATTTGTATTTGGCACCCGCGGGAGCGATCTCGCGCTGGCCCAGACCTGTCTTGCCTCCGCGCTGCTGCAAAAGGCGCACCCCGGTCTCGCTATCGAGACCCGCATCATTAAAACCACCGGAGACGCGCGGCTGGATGTCAGCTTGGCCGCTCCCGGCAGCCTGGAGAAAGGGCTATTCACCAAGGAGCTCGAGGAGGCGCTCTTCCGCGGCGAAATTCATGCGGCGGTGCACAGCCTGAAGGATTTGCCGACCGAGGTGCCGTCTGGCCTGGCGCTTGGAGCGATCCTGGAGCGCGCCGATCCGTCGGATGTGCTGGTTTCCAAATATCCCGGCGGCCTCGCCGGACTCCCCGAGGGCGCGCTCGTGGCCACCTCCAGCCCGCGCCGCAAGGCCCAGCTCCTCAATGTCCGCCCCGACCTGCGGGTGGAGGAAATACGCGGCAACGTGCCGACCCGCCTGCGCAAGCTGGCGGAGAGCCCGACTCTGCAGGGCCTCGTGCTGGCCAAGGCCGGCCTCGATCGCCTCGGCGACATCGTGCCCGCCGGGCTGCTGGTTTCCATCATTGCCGAAATGCTCCCCGCCCCTGGCCAGGGCGCAATCGCGATCGAATGCCGCGACGGAGACTCGGATACGCTTTCTCTGCTGGCCGCCATCCACCACGAACCGACGGCGCAATGCGTCTTCGCCGAGCGAAAGCTCCTCAGCTCGCTCGGCGGCGGATGCAGCCTGCCGGTTGGCGTGCTTGCCACCTGGGACAACGGGAAGATAACCCTTCGTTCCTTCCCACCCGAATACGCTTCAAACCTCACGCTATGA
- the hemA gene encoding glutamyl-tRNA reductase: MNILCAGLNHQNAPIEVREKFAVGQHELAETLDAVRTIDGLSGAVILSTCNRVEFYASSICPVRTIDGLRGLMRERTGYDAPLYIHDTTRSVQHLFRVASGLDSMVIGETEILGQVKKAYSSAAELGATTRHLNKLFQHAFRVAKHVRTETQITRGSTSVGSVAVDLAGKIFGDLSGKRVMILGAGETSERTARSLVSRGVKTVIVSNRTFDRAAKLAEEIGGLAIHFDHWQNAFADIDILICSTSAPHAIVRHDQLAPMMKARPGRPLFIIDLAVPRDVEAAVNKLDGVFLYDIDSLEGIVRQSIETRRSEVIRCEQMISHHVRSFVNWLRHHHEISRL, encoded by the coding sequence ATGAACATCCTCTGCGCCGGACTCAACCATCAAAACGCCCCGATCGAGGTCCGCGAAAAATTCGCCGTCGGCCAGCATGAGCTGGCCGAGACCCTCGACGCCGTGCGCACCATTGATGGACTGTCCGGTGCGGTGATCCTCTCCACCTGCAACCGCGTGGAATTTTACGCTTCCAGCATCTGTCCGGTACGAACCATCGACGGCCTGCGTGGCCTGATGCGTGAGCGCACGGGATACGACGCGCCGCTTTACATTCACGACACCACGCGCAGCGTGCAGCATTTGTTCCGCGTCGCCAGCGGACTCGACTCCATGGTGATCGGCGAGACGGAAATCCTCGGCCAGGTGAAGAAGGCCTATTCCTCCGCCGCCGAGCTAGGCGCGACCACACGGCACCTGAACAAGCTCTTCCAGCACGCCTTCCGTGTCGCCAAGCACGTCCGCACCGAGACGCAGATCACCCGGGGATCGACCTCCGTAGGCTCCGTGGCGGTGGACCTCGCGGGCAAGATTTTCGGCGACCTTTCCGGCAAGCGTGTCATGATTCTCGGCGCTGGCGAAACCAGCGAGCGCACCGCGCGTTCGCTCGTCTCGCGCGGGGTTAAGACCGTCATTGTCTCCAACCGCACGTTTGATCGCGCGGCAAAGCTGGCCGAGGAGATCGGCGGGCTGGCGATTCATTTCGACCACTGGCAGAATGCCTTTGCCGATATCGACATCCTGATCTGCTCGACCTCCGCGCCCCATGCCATCGTGCGCCATGACCAGCTCGCGCCCATGATGAAGGCGCGACCGGGCCGTCCCCTTTTCATCATCGACCTGGCGGTGCCACGCGACGTGGAGGCCGCCGTAAACAAGCTCGACGGCGTGTTTCTCTACGACATTGATTCGCTGGAGGGGATCGTCCGTCAATCCATCGAGACGCGCCGGAGTGAAGTCATCCGCTGCGAGCAGATGATCAGCCATCACGTCCGCAGCTTCGTCAACTGGCTGCGCCACCACCACGAGATTTCCCGACTGTGA
- a CDS encoding cytochrome C assembly family protein, translating to MDRILLIGAILSLVGSLGYTLFALGAGNFRPGRFNVVAILTAFALMSAFLYLRGKLEGSCPLNSLFDVLIFQSWSFLLIYLLVGTAYRLSLLGAFTAPLAFLMLLVALVGPLDQTPRARATNAWIETHAALSIVAYGALGLAAVAGIMYLLQERLLKAHKVSSLLYNLPPITDLAAAIVRLLWLGIVLLTISFAAGMLSQMAVNQVKYTASLAIWGLYALILVLHKLGFAPPRRLALFTVSGFALVLLSLPGIQYLSSRP from the coding sequence ATGGATCGCATTTTGCTCATCGGAGCCATCCTCAGCCTGGTCGGCAGCCTGGGGTACACGCTCTTCGCGCTCGGGGCCGGAAATTTCCGCCCGGGCCGCTTCAACGTGGTCGCGATCCTCACGGCCTTCGCCCTGATGAGCGCCTTTCTCTACCTGCGGGGCAAGCTCGAGGGCTCCTGCCCGCTGAACAGCCTCTTCGACGTCCTGATCTTCCAGAGCTGGTCGTTTCTCCTCATTTACCTACTGGTGGGCACGGCCTACCGGCTTTCCCTGCTGGGAGCCTTCACCGCTCCCCTCGCCTTTCTCATGCTCCTCGTGGCGCTGGTGGGTCCGCTCGACCAGACGCCGAGGGCGCGGGCGACGAATGCCTGGATCGAAACCCACGCCGCACTCTCGATCGTGGCTTATGGCGCGCTGGGACTGGCCGCTGTGGCCGGGATCATGTATCTTCTGCAGGAACGCCTGCTGAAGGCCCACAAAGTGTCGTCCCTGCTCTACAACCTGCCGCCCATCACCGATCTCGCCGCTGCGATCGTTCGGCTGCTCTGGTTGGGAATCGTGCTTTTGACCATTTCCTTCGCCGCCGGAATGCTGAGCCAGATGGCGGTGAACCAGGTGAAATACACCGCCTCGCTGGCGATCTGGGGCCTGTACGCCCTCATCCTCGTCCTGCATAAATTGGGCTTCGCCCCGCCCCGGCGGCTGGCGCTGTTTACCGTAAGCGGATTCGCGCTCGTGCTCCTGAGCCTGCCGGGCATCCAGTATCTTTCGTCCCGGCCATGA
- a CDS encoding 3D domain-containing protein, with the protein MSTSRMLLASLSLAAAVLLSSCAGRSLPPYEKPITPAPVMKIRTTAYTHSESDHQKYAARNALGTQLQHGPINSAAADWSRFPAGTTFRIVATGEIFMVDDYGWMLAGTNTIDLYKPDGRSMREWGVRRVTIEIIQWGDVRQSYAVLKPREKYRHVRRMVKQIEDRYL; encoded by the coding sequence ATGTCCACCTCGCGGATGCTTCTGGCCAGCCTTTCCCTCGCGGCGGCGGTCCTCCTTTCCTCCTGCGCCGGGCGCTCCCTGCCACCCTACGAGAAGCCCATCACGCCCGCTCCGGTGATGAAAATCCGTACCACGGCCTACACCCACAGCGAGAGCGACCACCAGAAATACGCAGCGCGCAACGCCCTCGGCACCCAGCTCCAGCACGGCCCGATCAACAGCGCCGCCGCCGACTGGTCGCGGTTTCCCGCCGGAACCACTTTCCGAATCGTCGCCACCGGGGAGATTTTCATGGTGGATGACTACGGCTGGATGCTCGCCGGCACCAATACCATCGACCTTTATAAGCCCGACGGTCGCTCGATGAGGGAATGGGGTGTCCGGCGCGTGACCATCGAGATCATCCAATGGGGCGATGTGCGCCAGAGCTACGCCGTGCTCAAGCCCCGCGAAAAATACCGCCATGTCCGCCGCATGGTGAAACAGATCGAAGATCGCTACCTATGA
- a CDS encoding M15 family metallopeptidase gives MIPLRRILALGLLVLSSLHATEPMPHLLVNLATIDRPPLEEIRYATTNNFTGRQLYPFPGAYARHEVAAAIEKVQKELAAEGLGLKVYDAYRPLSVQQRMWDLIQDERYVSNPAKNKGRHTRGTAIDVTLVDKLGNELPMPTTFDDFTTRAHRDSKEWTPEQRKNSLLLEAVMKKHGFIPYPYEWWHFDFADWEKYPPLDISIKDLADGVKVATPVP, from the coding sequence ATGATCCCGCTCCGCCGCATCCTGGCCCTCGGCCTGCTTGTCCTTTCCAGCCTTCACGCCACCGAACCCATGCCCCACCTCCTCGTCAATCTGGCCACCATCGACCGCCCGCCGCTGGAGGAGATTCGCTACGCGACGACGAATAATTTCACCGGCAGGCAGCTTTATCCCTTTCCCGGAGCCTACGCCCGGCACGAAGTCGCCGCTGCCATCGAGAAGGTCCAGAAGGAGCTTGCCGCCGAGGGGCTGGGCCTCAAGGTCTACGATGCCTATCGCCCGCTCTCCGTCCAGCAGCGCATGTGGGACCTCATCCAGGACGAGCGCTACGTCTCGAATCCCGCGAAAAACAAGGGCCGCCACACCCGCGGCACCGCCATCGACGTAACGCTGGTCGACAAGCTCGGCAACGAACTGCCGATGCCGACAACCTTTGACGACTTCACCACCCGCGCCCACCGGGATTCCAAGGAGTGGACGCCCGAGCAACGCAAGAACAGCCTCCTCCTTGAGGCCGTGATGAAGAAACACGGCTTTATCCCGTATCCCTACGAGTGGTGGCACTTCGACTTCGCCGACTGGGAAAAATACCCACCCCTCGACATCAGCATCAAAGACCTCGCCGATGGGGTGAAGGTGGCGACGCCAGTGCCGTAG
- a CDS encoding secondary thiamine-phosphate synthase enzyme YjbQ, with protein MKSYRKELWFDVPRRRMFINLTDEVEKCLAESKIREGLCLVNAMHISASVFINDNEGGLHADFEKWLEELAPEKPHSQYLHNRTGEDNADAHLKRTIMGREVVVAVTEGQLDFGPWEQIFYGEFDGLRRKRVLVKIIGE; from the coding sequence ATGAAATCCTATCGCAAAGAGCTCTGGTTCGATGTTCCCCGGCGCCGCATGTTCATCAACCTGACCGACGAAGTGGAGAAGTGCCTCGCGGAAAGCAAAATCCGAGAGGGCCTGTGTCTGGTCAATGCAATGCACATCTCGGCCAGCGTCTTCATCAATGACAACGAAGGCGGGCTGCATGCGGATTTCGAGAAATGGCTGGAGGAGCTGGCGCCCGAGAAGCCGCATAGCCAGTACCTCCACAACCGCACCGGCGAGGACAACGCCGACGCCCACCTCAAGCGCACCATCATGGGCCGCGAGGTGGTGGTGGCTGTGACCGAGGGCCAGCTCGACTTTGGCCCCTGGGAGCAAATTTTCTACGGCGAATTCGATGGCCTGCGCCGCAAGCGCGTCCTCGTGAAGATCATCGGGGAATAG
- a CDS encoding type II toxin-antitoxin system ParD family antitoxin → MTQLAIKLTDELTDFVQASVQSGAFHSASEMVANALHALKSQDEAKLAALRSEIALGAEQALRGEFVEFDVESIIVERRKKLSSKAS, encoded by the coding sequence ATGACTCAACTGGCGATCAAACTCACCGATGAGTTGACGGACTTTGTTCAGGCGTCGGTTCAGTCAGGCGCGTTTCATAGCGCCAGTGAAATGGTTGCCAACGCGCTTCACGCTTTGAAGTCCCAGGATGAAGCCAAGCTTGCAGCCCTGCGCAGCGAGATTGCTCTTGGTGCCGAACAGGCGCTACGCGGAGAGTTTGTGGAGTTCGACGTAGAATCGATCATCGTGGAACGCCGTAAAAAACTTTCGTCCAAAGCCTCCTAG
- a CDS encoding type II toxin-antitoxin system RelE/ParE family toxin, whose amino-acid sequence MARLLRTPQSQKDFEEIWDFIADDNPNAADSLLRLLDETASLLARAPGLGRKRPEILPEVRSFPVGNYVLYYFPIADGIQLLRVLHGARDINTDYFS is encoded by the coding sequence GTGGCTCGCCTTCTTCGTACGCCGCAGTCCCAAAAGGACTTCGAGGAAATCTGGGATTTTATCGCCGATGACAATCCGAATGCCGCTGACTCTCTTCTTCGGCTATTGGATGAAACGGCTTCTTTATTGGCGAGAGCACCGGGACTCGGTCGCAAGCGTCCAGAGATTCTCCCGGAGGTTCGATCGTTTCCCGTGGGAAACTACGTTCTCTACTACTTTCCCATCGCAGATGGGATTCAATTGCTCCGGGTGCTCCACGGAGCTCGTGACATCAACACTGATTACTTTTCTTAA
- a CDS encoding cation diffusion facilitator family transporter: protein MAEEASHDHEHEGHDDHDHHGHDHGHGGHSHSHAPKDFGRAFLIGIALNTGFIVLEVIFGFFADSLALLADAGHNLSDVLGLILAWAAAEMAKRIATERRTYGWRRGTVVAALLNALLLLVGVGAIVWEAVSRFNHPAEVAGGTVMWVAGLGILVNGATALLFMSGRKDDLNVRGAFLHMAADAGVSLGVMISGGLILLTSWTWLDPVVSLFVAAIILWSTWSLFIDSLNLSLDAVPENVDPAKVRSYLESLPEVAEVHHIHIWPLSTTEVAMTAHIVKKDPTLDDTLLAQIHQELKHRHGIAHATIQFEAGGDCHGCEK from the coding sequence ATGGCAGAGGAGGCATCACACGATCACGAGCACGAAGGTCACGACGACCACGACCATCACGGTCATGACCATGGTCACGGAGGCCATTCTCATAGCCACGCGCCGAAGGACTTTGGAAGAGCCTTCCTCATCGGCATCGCGCTGAATACCGGCTTCATCGTCCTCGAGGTCATCTTTGGTTTTTTCGCCGATTCCCTCGCCCTCCTGGCGGACGCCGGACATAACTTGTCCGACGTCCTCGGCCTCATCCTCGCCTGGGCGGCGGCGGAGATGGCCAAGCGCATCGCCACCGAGCGCCGGACCTATGGCTGGCGTCGCGGCACCGTCGTGGCCGCCCTGCTCAATGCTCTCCTCCTTCTCGTCGGCGTGGGAGCCATCGTCTGGGAGGCGGTTTCCCGTTTCAATCATCCCGCCGAGGTGGCGGGCGGCACCGTGATGTGGGTGGCCGGTCTCGGCATCCTCGTCAATGGTGCGACCGCGCTCCTCTTCATGTCTGGCCGCAAGGATGACCTGAATGTTCGTGGAGCCTTCCTCCACATGGCGGCGGATGCGGGCGTCTCGCTCGGCGTCATGATCTCGGGTGGACTGATCCTGCTCACGAGCTGGACGTGGCTCGACCCCGTGGTGAGCCTCTTCGTCGCGGCCATCATTCTCTGGAGCACCTGGAGCCTCTTCATCGACTCCCTCAATCTCTCCCTTGATGCCGTGCCGGAGAATGTTGATCCCGCCAAGGTGCGCTCCTACCTGGAGTCCCTGCCGGAAGTCGCCGAGGTGCACCATATCCATATCTGGCCGCTCAGCACCACCGAGGTCGCCATGACCGCCCACATCGTCAAAAAAGACCCCACCCTCGACGACACCCTCCTCGCCCAGATCCATCAGGAACTCAAACACCGCCACGGCATCGCCCACGCCACGATCCAGTTTGAGGCCGGCGGCGACTGCCACGGATGCGAGAAATAG
- a CDS encoding phosphatidate cytidylyltransferase, with the protein MTSTLMTFFRRLGSTLGLWAIIVASVFIGSDIGYFAIIFFMAMLALYEYYHMVKAQGAPVFTLTAMLCAAVYMLSSFFLFRSGGSDYSLDLELGVLVFFLFVIFARQMFRAAATREPLEAIAYTVFGLLYIPWLFNFVTKIIYLMPRTETGETTGQYYVIFLVVVTKFSDMGAYVFGSLFGRHPFAPHISPKKTWEGFFGALFSSLLGGLWLYVAMAPHFGALRLGDVIVLSIALGGAAVVGDLAESIIKRSAHAKDSSQILPGIGGTLDLIDSLLFTGPILYFYLRLVVGANS; encoded by the coding sequence ATGACTTCCACCTTGATGACGTTCTTTCGCCGGCTTGGCAGTACCCTCGGCCTCTGGGCGATCATCGTCGCCTCGGTGTTTATCGGGAGCGATATCGGGTACTTCGCCATCATCTTCTTCATGGCGATGCTGGCGCTCTACGAGTACTACCACATGGTAAAGGCGCAGGGCGCGCCGGTTTTTACCCTCACCGCCATGCTGTGCGCGGCGGTGTACATGCTCTCGAGCTTCTTCCTCTTTCGTTCGGGAGGTTCGGACTACTCGCTCGACCTGGAACTGGGCGTACTGGTCTTCTTCCTGTTCGTCATCTTTGCCCGGCAGATGTTCCGCGCCGCGGCGACCCGCGAACCGCTGGAGGCGATCGCCTACACGGTCTTCGGCCTGCTTTACATCCCGTGGCTCTTTAACTTCGTTACAAAGATCATCTACCTCATGCCCCGCACCGAGACGGGCGAAACGACGGGGCAGTATTACGTCATCTTCCTCGTGGTCGTAACAAAGTTCAGTGACATGGGCGCGTATGTCTTCGGCAGCCTGTTTGGCCGTCATCCGTTTGCCCCGCACATCAGCCCGAAGAAAACCTGGGAGGGATTCTTTGGCGCTCTCTTTTCCTCACTGCTCGGCGGCCTGTGGCTCTACGTCGCGATGGCCCCGCACTTTGGTGCGTTGCGCCTCGGAGATGTCATCGTCCTGAGCATTGCCCTGGGCGGCGCAGCGGTGGTGGGCGACCTCGCGGAATCCATCATCAAACGCAGCGCCCATGCCAAGGACTCCAGCCAGATCCTGCCCGGCATCGGCGGTACGCTCGACCTGATCGACAGCCTGCTCTTTACCGGACCGATCCTGTATTTCTATCTTCGTCTTGTGGTCGGGGCCAATTCATGA
- the dxr gene encoding 1-deoxy-D-xylulose-5-phosphate reductoisomerase yields the protein MKRKRVVVLGATGSIGQSARKVARDIPDRMEIVGLSAHSNAEGLREAQAEFPKAKAVLSSGPDGEERLIELAQMPEADIVLIAIVGTGGLRPALAAIEAGKDIAVASKEILVLAGEAVMTAAARKGVNVLPVDSEHNAIFQCLDGRAADSVRRLILTCSGGPFRQTPASELDSVTPERALKHPTWSMGRKISIDSATLFNKGLEMIEARWLFGVPMDKVDVIVHPQSIVHSMVEFNDSSVLAQLSHSDMCFPIQYAVTWPERVANSLRPLDFAQLAKLDFEAPRREVFPALDLAHRAGSEGGTLPAVLNAANEVAVDAFLNRRLAFPAIWQTVEQAMNEVPFVAHPSLDELLEADRLARAAAAAAIG from the coding sequence ATGAAGAGAAAGCGCGTTGTCGTTCTCGGAGCCACGGGCTCCATCGGCCAAAGTGCCCGCAAGGTGGCGCGGGACATCCCGGATCGCATGGAGATCGTCGGCCTTTCGGCGCATTCCAACGCGGAGGGACTGCGGGAGGCTCAAGCCGAATTTCCAAAGGCTAAAGCCGTGCTTTCCTCCGGCCCGGACGGCGAAGAACGCCTGATCGAGCTGGCGCAAATGCCCGAGGCGGACATCGTGCTCATCGCCATCGTGGGAACTGGCGGACTGCGCCCGGCGCTGGCGGCGATCGAGGCTGGTAAGGACATCGCCGTGGCGAGCAAGGAAATCCTCGTCCTCGCCGGCGAGGCAGTCATGACGGCCGCCGCTCGCAAGGGCGTGAACGTCCTCCCGGTAGACAGCGAACACAACGCCATCTTTCAATGTCTCGACGGCCGCGCTGCGGATTCCGTGCGACGCCTGATCCTGACGTGTTCCGGCGGACCTTTCCGCCAGACCCCCGCGAGCGAGCTCGACTCCGTCACGCCCGAGCGTGCGCTCAAGCACCCGACCTGGTCGATGGGCCGCAAGATCAGCATCGACTCAGCCACGCTCTTCAATAAAGGCCTCGAGATGATCGAGGCCCGCTGGCTCTTCGGCGTGCCGATGGACAAGGTCGACGTAATCGTCCATCCGCAAAGCATCGTCCACTCGATGGTGGAGTTTAATGACAGTTCGGTGCTGGCCCAGCTCAGCCACTCCGACATGTGCTTCCCGATCCAGTATGCCGTGACATGGCCCGAGAGGGTGGCGAATTCGCTGCGCCCGCTGGATTTTGCGCAGCTCGCGAAGCTCGATTTTGAGGCGCCGCGCCGCGAGGTGTTCCCCGCGCTCGACCTCGCGCATCGGGCAGGGTCCGAGGGCGGAACGCTGCCCGCCGTGCTCAATGCCGCCAACGAAGTCGCGGTCGATGCCTTTTTGAATCGCCGCCTCGCCTTCCCGGCCATCTGGCAAACGGTCGAGCAGGCGATGAACGAAGTGCCCTTCGTCGCCCATCCGTCGCTGGACGAACTGCTGGAAGCCGACCGGCTCGCCCGCGCGGCCGCCGCTGCGGCGATCGGGTAG
- the mscL gene encoding large-conductance mechanosensitive channel protein MscL: MAIFQEFRKFIARGNVVDLAVGVIIGAAFGKIVSSLVADIIMPPIGLLLKGVQFTDLLISLNGKTYATLLEAQNEGAPVIAYGSFINACIQFVIVAACVFAIVKVLNTVYKQEQKAAGPTKTETLLEEIRDLLKK, translated from the coding sequence ATGGCCATCTTTCAGGAATTTCGGAAGTTCATCGCCCGTGGCAATGTCGTCGACCTCGCGGTCGGTGTGATCATCGGCGCCGCCTTTGGCAAAATCGTCAGCTCTCTCGTGGCGGACATCATCATGCCGCCCATCGGTCTGTTGCTGAAGGGCGTGCAATTCACGGATCTCCTGATTTCGCTGAACGGCAAAACTTACGCGACTCTGCTGGAAGCCCAGAACGAAGGCGCCCCTGTAATCGCTTACGGCTCCTTTATCAACGCCTGCATCCAGTTTGTCATCGTGGCCGCCTGCGTCTTCGCCATCGTGAAGGTGCTCAATACAGTGTACAAGCAGGAGCAGAAAGCAGCCGGTCCGACGAAGACCGAGACGCTCCTCGAGGAGATTCGCGATCTGCTCAAGAAGTAG
- the rseP gene encoding RIP metalloprotease RseP yields MAPPAMVLQILKFLFICIEVVLLFNLLILVHELGHFLAARWRGLVVEKFAVWFGKPIWKKTINGVEYRLGSIPAGGFVAIPQLAPMEALEGETENKRANLPPVKPLDKIIVAAAGPAFSIGLAFLMAAIVWVVGKPESESNSTTIGYVAEGGPAAKAGLEVGDKILSVDGHRVSRFLGGTDSVQWRIVRSEGKTIPFVVERDGKDLTIDSGFLKQERAGWQRPSLRQVQIGPEVPAGVGLVVRGSAADKAGFKMNDLITSANGTTITNLAELEPILKANLGKPVNFVVQRDGKDVALTLDLPTADSKTPDAVPNFGIGWGRVFYTHPTPWQQVSDAATSIFRMVGALFSPGSDVKAAHFSGPVGIMRLYYQVFETDYGWQLAIALSVLINVNLGLINLLPFPVLDGGHITLAIIEAIRRKPINVKVLETVQTACAVLLIGFMLYVTFFDVSDFFSSGQKPTAAEKTEK; encoded by the coding sequence ATGGCTCCACCCGCCATGGTTTTGCAAATTCTCAAGTTCCTTTTCATCTGCATTGAGGTTGTCCTGTTGTTCAACCTCCTGATTCTGGTTCACGAGCTGGGTCACTTCCTCGCCGCCCGCTGGCGCGGATTGGTTGTCGAAAAGTTCGCCGTCTGGTTCGGCAAGCCGATTTGGAAAAAGACCATCAACGGCGTGGAGTACCGCCTGGGTTCGATCCCGGCGGGTGGATTTGTCGCAATTCCCCAACTCGCCCCAATGGAGGCGCTGGAGGGAGAGACGGAAAACAAGCGAGCCAACCTGCCGCCAGTCAAACCTCTCGACAAGATCATCGTGGCTGCTGCGGGTCCGGCCTTCAGCATCGGGCTCGCCTTTCTTATGGCTGCCATCGTGTGGGTGGTCGGCAAACCGGAGAGCGAATCCAACTCCACCACCATCGGCTACGTGGCCGAGGGCGGCCCGGCAGCGAAGGCTGGCCTGGAGGTCGGTGACAAGATTCTCAGCGTCGATGGGCATCGCGTTTCCCGCTTCCTCGGCGGCACGGACAGCGTTCAATGGCGCATCGTGCGCAGCGAGGGAAAGACCATCCCATTCGTCGTCGAGCGCGATGGCAAGGACCTCACGATCGATTCCGGTTTTTTGAAACAGGAGCGGGCAGGATGGCAGCGTCCGTCACTTCGTCAGGTGCAGATCGGGCCAGAAGTCCCGGCGGGTGTCGGCCTCGTCGTGCGCGGTTCCGCCGCGGACAAGGCCGGGTTCAAGATGAACGATCTCATCACCTCAGCCAACGGCACCACCATTACCAATCTGGCGGAACTCGAGCCGATCCTGAAAGCCAACCTCGGCAAGCCGGTGAATTTCGTCGTCCAGCGTGATGGCAAAGACGTCGCGCTCACCCTCGATTTGCCGACTGCCGATTCCAAGACGCCAGATGCCGTGCCCAATTTCGGCATCGGCTGGGGTCGTGTTTTCTACACCCACCCGACACCCTGGCAGCAGGTCTCTGACGCGGCGACGAGCATCTTCCGTATGGTCGGTGCGCTCTTTTCGCCCGGATCGGACGTGAAGGCGGCCCATTTCAGCGGCCCGGTCGGCATCATGCGCCTGTACTACCAGGTCTTCGAGACCGACTACGGCTGGCAACTCGCCATCGCCCTGAGCGTGCTCATCAACGTGAACCTTGGCCTGATCAACCTCCTGCCCTTCCCGGTGCTGGATGGCGGCCACATCACGCTGGCGATCATCGAGGCGATCCGCCGCAAGCCGATCAATGTGAAGGTGCTCGAGACGGTGCAGACCGCCTGCGCCGTGCTCCTCATCGGCTTCATGCTGTACGTGACCTTCTTTGACGTGAGCGACTTTTTCTCTTCCGGTCAGAAGCCCACTGCGGCAGAGAAGACGGAGAAATGA